The genomic window CTTCTGCGTGACCTTTACTCCGCGGAGCAGCAACTGCTCATCGCGCTTCCCGTGATGGCGCAGTCGGCGGTGACGCCAAAGCTGAAAGAAGGCTTCGGACTCCACCTGACGCAGACTCAAGAACATGTCAAGCGCCTGGAAAAGATCTTCTCTGGGTTGGGCGAGTCTCCGCTCGGCAAGGTCAGCGGCGCGATGCTCGGGCTGGTGAGGGAAGGCAACGACATCATCACCGGCAACGAGCCGGGCATCGTGCGCGACGCCGCCCTGATCATGGCTGCGCAGCGGGTCGAGCACCTGGAAATCGCCAGCTACGGCACCGCCGCCACCTATGCGGGTCTGCTGGGTGAGGAGAAGGCGGTCAAACTGTTGGAAGCCACCCTGAAGGAAGAGGAAGAAACCGACCAACAGCTCACGGTCGTGGCCAGCGCGATCAATCCCAAAGCGGTCTAAGCCCCCGCCACGCCAGAACGAACCAAGAGCAGGAACGGGACTCCGGGTCACCGATACGCCGGAGTTGGAGGTTTCATATGAAAGCTGTCATTTACAACGGACCGCGTGATATTCGCGTTGTCGACGTGGCCGACCCCCAGATTGAGCAACCCACAGATGTGCTGGTGAAAATCACGAGTACCAACATCTGCGGTTCCGACCTGCACATGTACGAGGGCCGCACCGACATCGAGTGCGGGCGGGTGCTTGGGCATGAAAACCTGGGTGAAGTGGTGGAAATCGGCCGGGCGGTGTACCGCATTAAGGTGGGTGACAAGGTCTGTCTGCCGTTCAATATCGGCTGTGGCTTCTGCCGTAACTGCGAAAAGGGGTTGACTGGAGCCTGCCTGACGGTGGCGCCGGGTCAGGCCGGGGCTGCCTACGGGTTTGCCGACATGGGCCCGTTTCAGGGTGGACAGGCCCAGTACTTGCGGGTGCCCTTCGGTGATTTCAACTGCCTGAAGCTCCCCGAGGACGCCGCCGAGAAAGAGGACGACTATGTGATGCTGGCCGACATTTTTCCGACGGGCTGGCACGCCACGCGGCTCGCCAATCTGATGCCCGGTGACAGCATCGCGATTTATGGGGCGGGACCAGTGGGACTGATGGCCGCTTACTCCGCCATGATTCAGGGGGCCCGGCAAGTCATCGTGGTCGACCGCCACAAGGATCGCCTGAAACTGGCCGAACAGATCGGAGCCATTGCTGTCAACGACGCCGAGCACGACCCAGTCGAACAGATCATGGAACTGACGAACGGCCGGGGTACAGATAAGGGCTGCGAATGTGTGGGCTGGCAGTGCCACGACCACGGCGGACAGGAGATCCCCAACCTGACCATGAACAATCTGGTGAAGACTACTCGCGCCACCGGGCAGATCGGCGTGGTGGGTGTCTTCGTTCCGCAGGATCCGAAATCGCCGGACGACCTGATGAAGCGTGGTCAGATTGCCTTCGACATCGGCAATTTCTTCTTCAAGGGCCTGCGGATGGGTTCGGGGCAAGCCAACGTGAAGGCGTATAACCGGGAGTTGCGCGACCTGATTCACGCTGATCGGGCCAAGCCATCATTCCTGGTGTCGCACCGCCTGCCGCTGGAACAGGCCCCCGACGCATACAAAAACTTCGATAACCGCACAGACGGCTGGACGAAGGTGATCCTCAAACCCAACGAGTAGGAACGAACAGGTGCGGAGGGTCGCACCTGTTCTGGCAATTTAAGCGTGAACGGAAAAGAAGACCGACTGGGCAGCCTGAAATTCAGGCTGCCTGTTGCATTTCCTCTCGCCAAACCTGCATCGCGGAGGTTTGGTTCTCAGTACCCGACACTTTCCCAAGTGGTTTGAAAAAGTTCGACTGACACGCGAGAACAGAACGCGTCTCCCGATGTCCTGGCCAAGTTGACCTGCTGCTTCACCGCGCACTTCCCGGAGTTCCGCAAGAACCAAGTCGAGTTGCTTTCCCTCATGGTGCTCGCACTCCTTGCAGGCAAGGACGTCCGGCATGCCGAGCTCGCCGCGCGCTTCCCAGGAAGCGCGCACACTGACTCTGTCATTCGCCGTGTGGAACGCTTCTTTGACCGGCATCCCATTCAGCCAGCCGACGTCGCCCGGGTCGTCCTGACCCTCCTTCCCTCCGCGAAACCACGGGAATTCATCCTCGACCGGACAAACTGGAAATACGGGCAGACCGATGTGAACGTCCTGCTTCTGGCTGTCATCTGGCGGGGCGTCGCGATCCCCCTCCTCTACGAGCTGCTGCCCCATGGGGGCGGCAGTCATACGGAGATCCGGCACACCCTCATGGACGATGCCCTCTGCCTGCTCCGTGCAGCGGACATTCGGGTCCTGTACGCCGACGGTTCTGGCAACTTAACCTCTGTAGGCTGGTGAGCTGTGACTGACCGGAAGCCCTCCCGCCACCGTTTTCCCCTGAGCGTGATCGGCTACGCTCTGCGGCTGTACCACCGCTTCCCACTCAGCCAGCGGGACGTTCAAGAACTGCTCCACGAGCGCGGCATCCAAGTCAGTCACGAAACGCTGCGGCAATGGAACATCAAGTTCGCCCCCCTCCTCACTGAGGAGCTGCGCCATCGGGAACCCCGACGGGGTTCCCGATGGTTGTCGTCGGCGGACTAAAAATGACCAGCAGTGGCGGATAGGAATTGACCATGCCCCGGTTCAAGCCCCCCACGATCTGCGATTCACTACGAATCGGAGGTCGGCATGCTCGGAGGCGCACAGGTGCGGCACATCATTGAACTCAAGGCGGCAGGTCAATCCATCAGCGGCATCGCTAAAACGCTGGACATCAGTCGAAACACCGTCAAGAAATACCTGCGTGAACCCGGCCTCCCTCAACCACGTCCCCGCAAACCGCGAGGCAGCAAACTCGCCCCCTTCACAGGGTTTTTGACCACGCGGATCGAGGCAGGCGTCCTCAACGCCGTGGTGTTGTTCCGTGAACTGCAGGAACTCGGCTACGACGGTCAATACACCGTGGTGAAGGATTTCGTGCGCCCATTTCGGCGGACACGTGTGTCCGCCCAGCGGATCACCACGCGCTTTGAAACCGCGCCAGGCGAGCAGGCGCAAGTGGACTTCGGCCGGTACACCTACCGCAACCTGGAAGGCCAGACTCGTTCGATTTGGGCCTTCGTGATGGTGCTGGGCTAGTCCAGGACGTTGTACGTGGAGTTCATCCGCAAAGCGGATACCGCGAGCTTCATCCGGTGTCACTTGAATGCGTTCGCCTATTTCGGCGGAATCACCCAGACCATCCTGTATGACAACACCAAACAGGTCGTGCTGGAGCGGGACCAGACCGGTGCACCGGTCTGGAATCCGCAGTTCCTGGACTTCTCCTTGCGACTGGGCTTCGCGCTTCGACTCTGCCGACCGTACCGGCCACGGACAAAAGGCAAGGTGGAAAGCGGGGTTGGCTACGTCGAGAAGAATTTCTGGCTAGGCGCACAATTTGTCGATGAAGCCGACCTGAATCGTCAAGCCAGATCCTGGCTTGACCACATTGCCAATCAACGGGTTCACGGCACGACCCGCGAAAGGCCCATGGACCGCTTGCATCAGGAGCAAGCGAGCTTGGCCCCCACCCCCCCGATTGAATCCATTGCTGTGTTTCTGCGTGAGTCTCGGAAGGCCAGTTGGGACAGCTTCGTGTCATATGCCGGCAACTTCTATGGCGTTCCCTGGACCTACGCTGGTCAGACTGTGGAAGTCCAGGCGGACAGCGTCACGGTGCAGATTTTCAGCGGTGGGGTCCGGATTGCGACCCATCCCCGTTCCGCGCAGCGTGGCGCGCGGTTCGTGACAGACCAGCAGTACGACGGCATGCCAGCGGGTGGTGCGGCAACCCGCCGCACCACCCATCTC from Deinococcus sedimenti includes these protein-coding regions:
- a CDS encoding ferritin-like domain-containing protein, which produces MRYQTLNDLYVSLLRDLYSAEQQLLIALPVMAQSAVTPKLKEGFGLHLTQTQEHVKRLEKIFSGLGESPLGKVSGAMLGLVREGNDIITGNEPGIVRDAALIMAAQRVEHLEIASYGTAATYAGLLGEEKAVKLLEATLKEEEETDQQLTVVASAINPKAV
- a CDS encoding glutathione-independent formaldehyde dehydrogenase; translated protein: MKAVIYNGPRDIRVVDVADPQIEQPTDVLVKITSTNICGSDLHMYEGRTDIECGRVLGHENLGEVVEIGRAVYRIKVGDKVCLPFNIGCGFCRNCEKGLTGACLTVAPGQAGAAYGFADMGPFQGGQAQYLRVPFGDFNCLKLPEDAAEKEDDYVMLADIFPTGWHATRLANLMPGDSIAIYGAGPVGLMAAYSAMIQGARQVIVVDRHKDRLKLAEQIGAIAVNDAEHDPVEQIMELTNGRGTDKGCECVGWQCHDHGGQEIPNLTMNNLVKTTRATGQIGVVGVFVPQDPKSPDDLMKRGQIAFDIGNFFFKGLRMGSGQANVKAYNRELRDLIHADRAKPSFLVSHRLPLEQAPDAYKNFDNRTDGWTKVILKPNE
- a CDS encoding helix-turn-helix domain-containing protein encodes the protein MLGGAQVRHIIELKAAGQSISGIAKTLDISRNTVKKYLREPGLPQPRPRKPRGSKLAPFTGFLTTRIEAGVLNAVVLFRELQELGYDGQYTVVKDFVRPFRRTRVSAQRITTRFETAPGEQAQVDFGRYTYRNLEGQTRSIWAFVMVLG
- a CDS encoding Mu transposase domain-containing protein — translated: MYVEFIRKADTASFIRCHLNAFAYFGGITQTILYDNTKQVVLERDQTGAPVWNPQFLDFSLRLGFALRLCRPYRPRTKGKVESGVGYVEKNFWLGAQFVDEADLNRQARSWLDHIANQRVHGTTRERPMDRLHQEQASLAPTPPIESIAVFLRESRKASWDSFVSYAGNFYGVPWTYAGQTVEVQADSVTVQIFSGGVRIATHPRSAQRGARFVTDQQYDGMPAGGAATRRTTHLAFQTEALPEVQVEQRSLAEYAALVAVPDAVSLDEVLADVFRGESA